The following nucleotide sequence is from Primulina tabacum isolate GXHZ01 chromosome 2, ASM2559414v2, whole genome shotgun sequence.
GGGATGCTATTAAACAGTGGGTCACAGACTATGTAACACACTACTATAAAGAAGAAACCGCTGTTGAATCGGATACCGAGCTCCAGGCATGGTGGACAGAAATTCGAACATTGGGGCACGGGGATAAGAAAGATGAACCATGGTGGCCGAAGCTAAAAACTTCGGCTGATTTGATCGGTATCATAACTACGATGATATGGGTGGTTTCGTGTCACCATGCTGCTGTAAATTTTGGCCAGTATCACTTTGGTGGATATTTCCCTAACAGGCCCACGATTGCTCGAACACCAATGCCTGTAGAAAACCCGTCagaagaagagaaaaagaaaTTTTTAGAGAGACCTGAACAGTTCCTTCTTGATTGCTTCCCATCCCAAGTTCAAGCAGCAACTGTCATGTCGATTCTTGATGTTTTATCCACTCACTCTCCGGATGAGGAGTATCTTGGAATGGAGGCGCAGTCGTGCCTAGCCGAAGATAAAGTTATAAAAGCTGCATTGGAACAGTTTAGAGGGCGACTGAAGGAGATAGAAGGAATAATCGATGCTAGAAATGCAAATACAGATTTGTACCATAGGGCAGGAGCTGGAATAGTGCCATATGAACTTCTAAAGCCGTCTTCTAGTGCTGGCGTGACAGGAAAGGGTGTTCCAAATAGCATCTCCATCTAATCATTTCGTGTCTTGATCAATGACTTTTAGCCGCTAAATAAAATACTCCCTATTTGTTTTCGTTTACCCTCTGTTTCTTGTGGTGATTGGGAGAAcaattttcattttctggaaACTAAATGCATGGATGGATTCCTCTTTGGAAGATTGATTCAAACTCGTGAAGGATGTCATTCAAGAAAATTCTACGCCGGGCTActcaagaaaattaaagaacaactcaagaaaattaaagaacataAATATTAATCCATCACCAGTTCAAATAAATACACCAGAATAATCAGAGAACAAAATCAGTAAACAAAACATGCAGAGAAGAAAGAAACAATTTTTACAAGATCGGATAGCCGATTGAAACTAAATACAAATCAAGAACATATGCATGGACTACAGTTCTCGCAGGGAATGCAGTTAAACCATCATTTGTTTGAAACTGTTAAACCGTGTGAGTAACTGATACTTCAAAATCAACAGAACCCGAATGAATTCTTACCTCGGGTTTCGATAAGAAACATAGAAGTGCTATTAAAATAGGTGGAGGACTGAGATGCCGGCCGCTTAACCCGTCAAATTACATGTAAACTTGACTAGGGTGGGTTGCGGGCATCCGTGTTGCTAACTCGTTTTGACAGATGCAATGGTGTGATCaaacataattatttttaaatgtaaatttttttccaaaatatattaaaatatttcatgttgctTCGAATTTCTAAATTTGTTCCCAACCATTTGCCTTGTAAAATCCAGGAGGAGAAGGATATTTACAGTTATTGGTGCTAGTTTATAAACTCAAATATCTCAATCCATCATTATTTTTTCTTCAATGAAATTCTTGCCAATTTTGAGAAATTCTTAGGATTTTTCCATCTTGTATCTGGAGTTAcattatttcttttatttttatcggaaaaaaatattataattgagaataatatttatatgaGGCGATTGTGCTTTCAAAATTAATGAACTGTTTCTTTTACAAATTATGAATTCATCTTAAAGTGAAATCAAACTTGGTATCAAATTGTTTTGTCCATTGGTTCTTTAGTTAAAGCAATTTTGTAAGTTAAAGAATGAGATCAAATTCTGGATTGTTAGTACATAGATCCAGAGAATTGTTGCATTGCTAagtaagaaaacaagagaaatgCCATTCAAAGATGAGGATCACTCTATTGGTAAATAATAACTTCTCATAAAACAAACTATTCTAATGCATCGAGGAAGAAATCCACGGCAAAAATTATGGAAAGAGAAGTACATTCATTTGATATCTCTTTCTCCTAATTTTACGTATGGAAATTAAGCATTACAGACCTACAAGATTACAAAATTCAATGAGAAGGCTGAAAGAGATGAAACTTACAatttcagaaaaaaaaatttacgtaAAATTTCAAAAGTGTTTCATCCGAAATGGACAATTCAAGGAAGACCTCGACTATTCTGCGTTGGATTTGAAGAACTTGGAGGCCTTTGCCTTAACCCATTTTCCACAGCTTTCTCAGGCTCTACCATTGCTCCACTCAACTTTCCTTTACTCAGAGAAAGTGAATTAACAGAACCCACCAATTTTCTTGAATGGATTCTTCCTCCAGAGGGCAATAAATTCTCAATTCCATGGGACAAATGTTTTGCAAAACAAGGGCGTGGGTGTAATTGCAGAAACGTTACAAGTACATAAAGAAGAACAAAAGTTGTTCTTTGATTAATGATGTTTTTCATAGCTATGGTttgaaagaaatgaagaagCAAGGAATGTCATCATTGGTATTGCTTATAAAAAGAAGTTCAAGTGTGACTTCTTGGCTGTAGCCTCGTGCTTAAGTCTGACAAAGCATGTGTTTCCGTGTAAAAAGTAACCAGCAATTGACAATAAATTAAAGTTCAGATTCAAGACAAGATTGAATCAACTGAGTCAAAAATGTGAATCTAACTCGGCATTAAGAAACTTGTAAGATTTGATACTGATTTGACTACCGTTACCAATGTGCTAACCAATCTTtaaataatcaagaacatgtgTCAAGTGGCTTGATCACGAGGGAAGTCACATTAGTCaccttattattattattaaatgttcgcatgaaaataaataatcttgaattatgttttttttttttgacacgCGTTAAACTCAAACCCAAAACATATATTCTTATAATCGACTTGAATAGATTGATTGAAgactaattaaaagttaattatCTCCTTTCATTGCAATTTACAACCGAGAACACCTACGTCAATGCCTAATCTCGCTCACTTAATTGAGTGAACTCCATTTTTCACTTCATTTGATATCAGTAATCTATTTAATCCCTTCAGTTCAAAAGAATCAAATAAGACTTTCAAATATTTAGGTACTAAGTTCGAGCTAGATAATATATAATGCATATGTGCCTGAATGATTCCATTTAAGTATGAACAAATTGCATATTCAAATTGAATGTGTAAAGAAAGGAATGTGAGCTGTAtacatcaaataattaaatacaagaagTCGAGAACAGAGTGTAAAGATCTATGATAATTTGAATATTCAACTTTCTTGATCAAATGAAACTACAGACGAACCATCTTTCCAAATAATATCAGTGTATCCAAATGTGCTTACAAAACAAGAAATCAACTGCTCATGAATTACGTCATCGGGAGGAAGTACCTGTTTTACTTCGTTTTGCAAAGAAGTGACTTCTTTATCTTCAAGCCCACATGGCACAATGTGCTTGAAGTAGTTCATGTCAGGATTGATGTTGAATGCCAACCCATGAGATGTAATCCCAGAAGATATACGGACTCCGATCGCCCCAATCTTTCTCCCTCCAACCCACACTCCCGTTTCACCTTTTTGTCCAGCACGAGCTTCAACACCGTGTACAGATGCTAACTGAATCATTGTTGTTTCGAGCTTTTCCACCGTACTGTCTTGCCCCTAAGCCGATATCTCTCAATGAGATAATTGGATATAAAATGGCCTGGTGAGGACCGTGGAATGTGACATCACCTCCACGTTGTGTATAGTGAAGGTCTGCACCCATGGCTTTCAGTTCAGACTCGGAAACCAATATGTTGTGATCAGTTCGCCTTTTGCCGAGAGTGTATGTAGGAGGATGTTGTAGGGACAGAAGAATATCCGTAACCTTGAGTATTTTTCTATTGGATGTGAGTTCATCTTGCAGCTTAAGTGCCTTCAAGTAATTAACTACACCCATCTTCCACACCCCAAGGCGTCGAGGAGctttcatttcctgcatgatagAGAatcaagatgatgacaaaaaccACAAAAAAGCGATCCAATGACTGCCACTGGTGTGGGCGGGCACTGAATATGTGGGGAGTAGAGGGAATAATGACATGTTACAGTAAGTTAGAGGATCATTCAGTTTTCATTCTTGTTTTGTGTTACTAGCTTGGGCTACGGGCAAGGAGAAAAGGGGTTTTCCTGTAAACGTACATCTCTAGGATCATTTCTGCGTATATCTTCTTCAATGAAAAATTTCATTGAAATATATTTCTATTCTTAgaataaagaaaacaaaaaaccaAATTTATCCACAACTTTTATCCTAACCAAGATTTTCTAATCAAATTTGGGAAAGTGAAAAccaagaaagaaaacaaactgaAGAACGCAAAAGTACAGAACAAACCCTAAAGAAAACACTCCAACGTACACCAATAccaaaaacaaattaaaatttcccatttgtatccaaatatTCATTCTACCAAAAATACATTTTCTTCTGCTTTTTTTTTCTCCCTTGTCATCCCTCCCTTATCACCTCTACCTAACGATAATCTCTCCTCTGCACTTCACCGGCCACAGGCTGTCACACGATTACCCGATTCAAAAACACCCCAACATCCTCCTCTACTTCCTCCACATCCGCCCCAGATTTGTAGAAATTGTGCTCATAATTTTTCCCTCCACTTTCTTCTCCACCACCCTTTTTCCCTTACTTCGTTAACGGACGTTCCTTggacccaaaatattcatcgaGCGCTCATACAATGAATGTCCCTATACTCCACACTCATCACACCGGCTTCATTCTTGCATACCTTTTTTCTAATATATTCTGAGGCACGCCCATTATCTGCAGCAATGGAGGTGAGCATTTTTCATCcatagcctttgctgcttttaaGGCATCATCACCAGTCATGAAGAGGATGAATGCTACACCCAGTCTCTGGCGTGTGGCACAAACTTTGAGGACCATGCCTTTGGCCACTTTGCCAAAGGTAGAGAAGATTGTGAAAGACCAGAAAACTTGTGATATAGATTGGATTTGGATGGGGCAAGTCCACTGCTGCCCGAGGCACCACATGGGGGTTTGGTGGTAGTGGAGGATGGTTGTGGTGCAGTGGCGGTGAGTATCAGTCATAGAAGGCTTTGTCATTGTTTCCATTGTATCCCTTTGCAGACATTTTTCTCCATGAATCAGGCTTATATGATAACCGTTGGGTCATTGAGTAGCTCGAGCTACAGtccatctttgaattttcaagcttTCTATTGGATTCAAAACACTGAACCAAAGATATGGCAAACCCTTAAACCCAGTAGACAAAAGCAAAAAAAGAACTCACAAGCAACCCAACACCCCAAAACATTTGAAACATTCCACCCAAACATTCCCAACCAATTGAAGCAAGATTACACATCCAAATACACAGCAAACCAAAATACAACCTTTAGATAATTGGCACAATCATTTGAGAATCAAGAATAACAAAAGGCTGTCAAATAATTAAACCAGGTGTAAAAATGGAAACGCTGACCAATATTTTATGCAGCTGGGAATTGATTCCATGAGGTATCTCGTGGTGAATATGAGCATATGATTTTGTGCATTCTTGTAAAAATGACTCAATTTTTACAGAAGTTTAACATCAATTTCACAACTCATAAAATGAACAAATCACATTCACGCCACTTTTACAAAACGACAATCAACAAACTCATCAACATCGGTAAACGAACCAAAACTCTTAGGAAACACAATTGCCTTACCAATCtcgaattaaaataataataataataataataacctaATAAATGAAGGGATACCAACTTCAGCTTGATTTCGAGGTTCTTGTCAACGCTTTGCTCTAATTAATTTACATAAATACAGTAAGAATCTTCAGAAACATTTGAGATAAAAGATTTGCAGAGtggaataaataaattattcacgCATTCGTATACTTTGCTTACACTTTGGTATTCGGATGAAAGGCGAGTGTAAACTTTCCAACTTGCCAGAGGAGTGGGGACATCTCATTCACAAACCAGAGTAATTTAGTGGCACAATCTTTTTTTGGTTGGAGGTCACTATTCCTGAAAACTACTGTTGGAGGATAAATTGAAGGCTTTCTTTACTGAAGAAATCTGTTGTTGGGCTTTGCAAACAACAATGGGGTGGTCCATCAAAAAATGGACCCAAGAAGCTTCTGAATATaaagatttcatttttaaaacaaGATTGAGACTCTTCCATGACTGATGACACCATCCTTGAGACTTTTCCtagtaaattattattttttaaatacctTCTCAAGTCtattttaaatacaaagaaaaaaataatttgacgGAGTTAAAAAAATACCCCACAAATATAATGATTTCCCTCCCACTTACTCGATGAATATCAAAATGAAAATGGGCTCTTCGAATCACCGTATAAAAGATAAATTTTTCCATAAAACCTTTGAAATTCTCAGGAAAATAAAAAGGCACACACACGTACACACACTGTGAATGATGGAAGGAATGTGTGCTATGGAAGTGAAGTTAAATATGGAGGAGTTGACTCAGGAGGAAGATATTTTATCAAAGAGCAGAACTATTCGTTCCTATTACCGTGGAATAGAGAACCGCATCAATGGTATGGATATTTGGTGTTTTTGTCGTTTGTAAATGGCCTCCCTTGAGTATTATGCTTTGTATTGGTTCTTTTGAAATAGCAAACGGCATCAACGGGACGAAAGTTTGGTGCTTTTTTGCAGAGTGggctttcttttttctttttacgGTTGATAGTGTTTTTCTTGAGCTTTGAGGTTTCTCCTTTCTGTTTATTGTATTTTTGTGCCCTTTGCAGAAGAAAAAGACGAAATAGCACATGTTTATTCGGATAAGTTTATGGTCATCATGAACGAAGTGAAAACCATGCATCAACATGGTACTTTTTATGTTCTCTCGCACTTCTTGTGCGTGTTTTGGAAGCAGAGATTCTTGTTGTGTCAAATTCAGTGTTTGTGAAAGATATTATCATATTAAGACCTTTAATCTGTTAGTCTTGCAGAATGCTGCTGCGGAAGTTTCTTACGATTAGATCTTGATTCTTGAATCACATGAATATCGCTCTCAGAATTAGTTTTTTGTGTTTGGGTGTGTTATTTTTTTAGTGAAAGATTTATAAAGAATCAGGGTACGAGAGTTATATTTTTCTAGGGTATTTAGGAAAATGAACCTAGTCAATCATATCTCTCAAATGTATTGAAAATACATTGCAGAaagtcattttttttaaataatagttgATCAGTGTTTGATAACAAAATACCCCCACTTTTTCTTCATGTAAAACCATTTATAATCGTTGAATCTATGGAAAGTCAATTTCTTCAACGCGTATAGGATATTAAGGTAACAAGATATTAAACATTTGCACAGCTTTTGCACAATTTTTcgtttaaatttttctaaaaatatttatttatttaatcctTAAATGTGCGAAAATTTCAGTCAGCAAGCCGAGGGAGCAAGTTGCAGACGCCGAGACTCTGCTAGGCCTGACAAGCTCTTTGGTGGCCTCAGTTAAGACACATACTAGTGAAGGCGTTACCCCTGCCGAATTTTTATCCTGTTTGATAAGAGAATTTGGGCGGCGAAAAAGTATCAAGGGAATTGC
It contains:
- the LOC142522081 gene encoding LOW QUALITY PROTEIN: octanoyltransferase LIP2, mitochondrial-like (The sequence of the model RefSeq protein was modified relative to this genomic sequence to represent the inferred CDS: deleted 1 base in 1 codon); this encodes MTREKKKAEENEMKAPRRLGVWKMGVVNYLKALKLQDELTSNRKILKVTDILLSLQHPPTYTLGKRRTDHNILVSESELKAMGADLHYTQRGGDVTFHGPHQAILYPIISLRDIGLGARQYVEKLETTMIQLASVHGVEARAGQKGETGVWVGGRKIGAIGVRISSGITSHGLAFNINPDMNYFKHIVPCGLEDKEVTSLQNEVKQVLPPDDVIHEQLISCFVSTFGYTDIIWKDGSSVVSFDQES